A stretch of Anaerolineales bacterium DNA encodes these proteins:
- the araA gene encoding L-arabinose isomerase, with protein sequence MIDFNEFEVWFVTGSQHLYGEAALKTVADHSREMAQTMTQSGKLPVKVVFKPVVTTPDAITKLCREANNAQNCIGLITWMHTFSPAKMWIAGLSALRKPFVHLHTQYNRDLPWHDIDMNFMNLNQSAHGDREFGFIVSRMRLERKVIVGFWQDDDVLSELATWMRAACAWHDMQQVRVARFGDNMRDVAVTEGDKVEAQMRLGFSVYGYGVGDLVDAVSAVPDAEIDSLLDQYDQQYQVSKELRQGGDQRAALREAARIELGLRAFLENGHFKAFTTTFEDLHGLVQLPGLSVQRLMADGYGFGAEGDWKTAALVRAMKVMAAGLPGGTSFMEDYTYDLNIKSPKVLGAHMLEVCESIAGQKPTLEIHPLSIGGKADPPRLVFDVPKGPAIVATLLDMGNRFRMVVNEIDVIDPVQPLVRLPVARAVWIPRPDLKTAAAAWILAGGAHHTGFSQSLTREHLEDFAAMAGIEFLTIDAATTLPEWKKELRWNEAYYQFAKGF encoded by the coding sequence GTGATCGATTTCAATGAATTCGAGGTGTGGTTCGTAACTGGAAGCCAACATTTATACGGCGAAGCAGCGCTCAAGACGGTCGCAGATCATTCCCGGGAGATGGCGCAAACCATGACCCAATCCGGCAAGTTACCGGTCAAGGTCGTCTTCAAACCTGTCGTTACGACGCCCGATGCGATCACCAAGTTGTGTCGCGAGGCAAACAACGCCCAAAATTGTATCGGCCTGATCACATGGATGCATACATTTTCCCCCGCCAAAATGTGGATCGCCGGTCTATCTGCCCTGCGCAAGCCCTTCGTGCATCTACATACCCAATACAACCGCGACTTGCCCTGGCACGACATCGACATGAATTTCATGAACCTCAACCAGTCTGCGCACGGAGATCGCGAGTTTGGCTTCATCGTCAGCCGGATGCGGCTGGAGCGGAAGGTCATCGTCGGGTTCTGGCAGGATGACGACGTGCTCAGTGAGCTTGCCACGTGGATGCGGGCGGCCTGTGCCTGGCACGACATGCAGCAGGTCAGGGTCGCCCGTTTTGGAGACAACATGCGCGATGTCGCCGTCACGGAAGGCGACAAAGTCGAAGCGCAAATGCGCCTGGGCTTCTCCGTCTACGGGTATGGAGTCGGGGATCTTGTAGACGCGGTGAGCGCAGTCCCGGACGCCGAAATCGACAGCCTGCTGGATCAGTACGATCAACAATATCAGGTCAGCAAGGAACTGCGCCAGGGAGGAGACCAGCGGGCGGCGCTGCGCGAGGCTGCCCGGATCGAGCTGGGGCTGCGCGCCTTTCTGGAAAACGGGCACTTCAAGGCATTCACAACTACCTTCGAAGACCTGCACGGGCTGGTCCAACTGCCGGGGTTGTCCGTCCAGCGGTTAATGGCCGACGGTTACGGATTCGGCGCGGAAGGCGACTGGAAAACGGCCGCCCTCGTACGGGCCATGAAAGTCATGGCCGCCGGGTTGCCGGGGGGCACTTCTTTCATGGAAGACTACACGTATGATCTGAACATCAAATCGCCCAAGGTGCTCGGCGCCCACATGCTCGAAGTTTGCGAATCGATTGCCGGACAAAAACCCACCCTCGAAATCCACCCCCTTTCCATCGGCGGCAAAGCCGACCCGCCACGGCTGGTTTTCGATGTGCCCAAGGGGCCGGCGATCGTTGCCACCCTGCTGGACATGGGAAATCGCTTCCGCATGGTGGTCAACGAAATCGACGTCATCGACCCCGTGCAGCCGCTGGTAAGACTGCCGGTCGCCCGCGCGGTCTGGATCCCCCGACCGGACCTGAAGACGGCCGCCGCCGCCTGGATCCTGGCCGGCGGGGCTCATCACACCGGGTTCAGTCAGTCCCTCACCCGGGAGCACCTGGAGGACTTTGCCGCGATGGCGGGCATCGAATTCCTGACGATCGACGCGGCCACTACGCTGCCCGAATGGAAAAAGGAACTCCGTTGGAATGAAGCGTATTACCAATTTGCCAAGGGGTTCTAA
- a CDS encoding FGGY-family carbohydrate kinase: protein MNPNDIPKTIEGGKTALGIEFGSTRIKAILIGEDHTPIASGSYEWENRYENGVWTYHLEDVWAGLQASFQELRAEVQKNHGVALTTVGAIGFSAMMHGYLVFDKNEELLVPFRTWRNTITGEAAERLTQLFQFNIPQRWSIAHLYQAILNKEPHVPDIHFQTTLAGYVHWRLTGQSVLGVGEASGMFPIDSKTNAYDAHMLELFNTRLEEKKIPWKLEDILPKVLMAGDAAGTLTEEGVGLLDTTRQLPVGIPLCPPEGDAGTGMVATNSVAERTGNVSAGTSVFAMIVLEKPLSKLYPEIDMVTTPTGKPVAMVHSNNCTSDLNAWVALFKEFAQVLGAATSESELFEMLYTQGLAGDADCGGMLAYNYVSGEHLTRLEEGRPLFVRTPESRFTLANFMRTHLYSALGALKTGLEIFDKEQVKIDQILGHGGFFKTKDVGQKIMAAAMNVPVSVMETAGEGGAWGMALLAAYMLQKAANEPLEAYLADRVFSGQKGTTIAPDPADVAGFAAFMERYKKGLDLERAAVNILRNG from the coding sequence ATGAACCCAAACGATATCCCCAAAACGATTGAAGGCGGCAAGACCGCGCTGGGCATTGAGTTCGGCTCGACGAGAATCAAGGCGATTTTGATCGGCGAGGACCACACACCCATCGCCTCGGGAAGCTACGAGTGGGAAAACAGGTACGAAAACGGCGTCTGGACGTACCACCTCGAGGATGTCTGGGCCGGCCTGCAGGCCAGCTTCCAGGAACTGCGCGCGGAGGTCCAGAAGAACCATGGCGTCGCGCTGACAACCGTCGGCGCGATCGGATTCAGCGCCATGATGCACGGCTATCTGGTCTTCGATAAAAACGAAGAACTGCTCGTTCCGTTCCGTACATGGCGAAACACCATCACCGGAGAAGCGGCAGAGCGGCTTACCCAGTTGTTCCAATTCAACATTCCCCAGCGCTGGAGCATTGCACATCTCTACCAGGCCATCCTGAACAAAGAGCCGCATGTTCCCGACATTCATTTCCAGACCACCCTGGCGGGCTACGTGCATTGGAGACTGACGGGGCAATCCGTGCTGGGCGTCGGCGAAGCTTCGGGCATGTTCCCCATCGACAGTAAAACCAACGCATACGACGCCCACATGCTCGAGTTGTTCAACACAAGACTCGAAGAGAAAAAGATCCCCTGGAAACTCGAGGACATCCTACCCAAAGTCCTCATGGCGGGAGACGCCGCAGGCACGCTTACCGAAGAAGGCGTGGGGCTGCTCGACACGACCCGCCAGTTGCCCGTGGGCATCCCACTCTGTCCGCCCGAGGGCGACGCAGGCACCGGCATGGTCGCAACCAACAGCGTTGCCGAGCGGACCGGAAACGTGTCCGCCGGAACATCCGTCTTCGCCATGATCGTTTTGGAAAAGCCGCTATCGAAGCTCTATCCTGAAATCGATATGGTGACGACGCCCACCGGCAAGCCCGTGGCAATGGTGCACAGCAACAACTGCACCTCCGATCTCAACGCATGGGTCGCACTGTTCAAAGAATTCGCCCAGGTGTTGGGCGCAGCGACGAGTGAATCCGAGTTGTTCGAAATGTTGTATACACAAGGACTTGCCGGCGACGCGGACTGCGGCGGTATGCTGGCCTATAATTACGTCTCGGGCGAACATCTCACCCGCCTGGAGGAAGGACGTCCCCTGTTCGTCCGGACGCCCGAAAGCCGTTTCACGCTCGCGAATTTCATGCGTACGCATCTGTACTCGGCGCTCGGCGCCTTGAAGACCGGATTGGAGATCTTCGACAAGGAGCAGGTAAAGATCGACCAGATCCTTGGCCATGGCGGCTTCTTCAAGACCAAGGACGTCGGCCAGAAGATCATGGCGGCGGCGATGAACGTTCCCGTGTCCGTGATGGAGACGGCAGGCGAGGGCGGCGCATGGGGAATGGCCCTCCTGGCCGCTTACATGCTCCAAAAAGCTGCGAATGAACCTCTCGAAGCGTATCTCGCAGACAGGGTTTTCAGCGGACAAAAGGGCACGACGATCGCGCCCGATCCGGCGGACGTCGCCGGCTTTGCGGCATTCATGGAACGCTACAAGAAGGGACTCGACCTCGAGAGAGCGGCCGTGAATATCCTGAGGAATGGATAA
- a CDS encoding MFS transporter has translation MSQTAFKVYPYRWVVLVAFMLIVAINQVLWITFAAITSEAAAFFSVSHLSIGLLSMSFMIVYILVSIPASWIIDTYGMHVGVGIGAAFTGIFGLMRGLVGDDYTLALVAQIGIAVGQPFILNAITTVAARWFPAGDRATASGFGSLAMYMGIILGLALTPFLTLEMGIPGMLLAYGIVSVVGAMVFIVFARERPSTPPNAPGQEERALEFEGLKQMLRNREFVLLLLVFFVGLGIFNAVTTWIEDIVAPRGFSITQAGVTGGLMVVGGIVGALVIPVLSDRARKRVPYLILAVAGAVIGLAGVSFSSSYALLLASAFGMGFFLLSAGPLGFQYGAEITHPAPESTSNGLLLLVGQISGIAFIFGMDSFRSPSDGSMTASLVVLLALLILGLALTTRFKEPAVLAKEP, from the coding sequence ATGAGTCAGACAGCGTTCAAGGTATATCCATATCGATGGGTCGTTCTGGTCGCTTTCATGCTGATTGTGGCGATCAATCAAGTGCTCTGGATCACCTTCGCCGCGATCACCAGCGAAGCGGCGGCATTTTTCTCCGTGTCGCACTTGAGTATCGGCCTGTTATCCATGAGCTTTATGATCGTATACATCCTCGTATCGATTCCCGCCTCGTGGATCATCGACACCTACGGCATGCACGTTGGCGTTGGAATCGGGGCCGCATTCACGGGCATCTTCGGTTTAATGCGCGGCCTGGTCGGAGACGATTACACGCTGGCGCTGGTGGCGCAGATCGGCATTGCGGTGGGGCAGCCTTTTATCCTCAATGCGATCACCACCGTGGCTGCGCGCTGGTTTCCTGCCGGCGATAGGGCGACCGCCTCGGGCTTTGGCTCGCTGGCGATGTATATGGGCATCATCCTCGGCCTCGCCCTGACGCCGTTCCTTACGCTCGAAATGGGAATCCCCGGCATGCTTCTGGCCTACGGCATCGTATCTGTGGTCGGCGCGATGGTCTTTATCGTGTTTGCGAGGGAGCGGCCGTCGACGCCGCCCAACGCTCCTGGCCAGGAGGAGCGCGCGTTGGAGTTTGAAGGGTTGAAGCAGATGCTGCGCAATCGTGAGTTCGTGCTGCTGCTGCTGGTTTTCTTCGTCGGCCTGGGAATATTCAACGCGGTGACGACCTGGATCGAGGACATCGTGGCGCCGAGGGGTTTCTCGATTACACAGGCAGGCGTCACGGGAGGGTTGATGGTGGTGGGCGGGATTGTCGGCGCGCTGGTTATCCCCGTACTTTCCGATCGTGCCCGCAAGCGCGTCCCGTATTTGATCCTGGCAGTGGCCGGCGCCGTAATCGGCCTTGCGGGGGTCTCTTTTTCATCCAGTTATGCCCTTCTTCTCGCCTCTGCGTTCGGAATGGGCTTCTTCCTGTTGAGCGCGGGACCGTTGGGATTTCAATACGGGGCCGAAATAACCCATCCCGCGCCCGAAAGTACTTCCAACGGTCTGCTGCTGCTCGTGGGCCAAATTTCGGGCATCGCCTTCATTTTTGGCATGGACAGCTTCCGCTCCCCCAGCGACGGCTCGATGACCGCATCTCTCGTTGTGCTGCTGGCCCTCCTGATTCTGGGATTGGCTCTGACCACGCGCTTCAAGGAGCCGGCTGTACTGGCGAAAGAGCCGTGA